One genomic region from Streptomyces venezuelae encodes:
- a CDS encoding response regulator gives MTDPTAEQHTAVAVDTGVVRVVLADDQPLVRTALRMVMTDTPDLVVVGEAANGAEAVRLAEETGADVVVMDLRMPGTDGIEATRLVTSGPTGARVVVLTTFDDDDHVYGALHAGASGFLVKDMALDDILAAVRVVASGDALIAPGVTRRLIKEFTDRPRRPSAQPRRGTEGITDREREVLTLVGRGLSNTEIAAELHISIATAKTYLTRLLAKLDARDRVQLVIIAYESGLVSAA, from the coding sequence GACCGACCCCACCGCCGAGCAGCACACTGCCGTGGCCGTCGACACCGGCGTCGTCCGTGTCGTCCTCGCCGACGACCAGCCCCTCGTCCGCACCGCGCTCCGGATGGTCATGACGGACACCCCCGACCTCGTCGTGGTCGGCGAGGCCGCGAACGGCGCCGAGGCCGTCCGTCTCGCCGAGGAGACCGGAGCCGACGTCGTCGTGATGGACCTGCGGATGCCCGGCACCGACGGCATCGAGGCGACCCGCCTCGTCACCTCGGGCCCCACCGGCGCCCGGGTCGTCGTCCTCACCACCTTCGACGACGACGACCACGTGTACGGGGCACTGCACGCCGGAGCCTCCGGCTTCCTCGTCAAGGACATGGCCCTCGACGACATCCTCGCCGCCGTCAGGGTCGTCGCCTCGGGCGACGCCCTCATCGCACCGGGCGTCACCCGCCGTCTCATCAAGGAGTTCACCGACCGCCCGCGACGGCCGTCCGCTCAGCCCCGCCGTGGCACCGAGGGCATCACCGACCGCGAACGCGAGGTGCTCACCCTCGTCGGCCGCGGCCTCTCCAACACGGAGATCGCCGCCGAGCTCCACATCAGCATCGCCACCGCGAAGACCTACCTCACGCGCCTGCTCGCCAAGCTCGACGCCCGCGACCGTGTGCAGCTGGTCATCATCGCGTACGAGTCGGGTCTCGTCTCCGCTGCCTGA